A part of Scophthalmus maximus strain ysfricsl-2021 chromosome 20, ASM2237912v1, whole genome shotgun sequence genomic DNA contains:
- the LOC118285111 gene encoding MORN repeat-containing protein 3-like, which produces MDVNSEESEVRSTVYSVKGNTYTGAWQNNEKHGMGTQVWKKSSAIYQGEWKFGKPDGCGTYSVLLPETKEYEKKYSGMWKNGKKHGSGTYFYKNSAVYEGEWGEGNRSGWGRMYYDNGDIYEGEWMWDKSHGQGLIKYTNGNWYEGAWEDGKRNGNGKFYFSDQGQLYEGFWADGIAKCGILSDFGRDQAPKPTKYPIPPLELKEPQSVFGIDEQQQETP; this is translated from the exons ATGGATGTTAATTCAGAGGAATCGGAAGTGCGGAGCACAGTTTACTCAGTCAAAGGGAATACATACACTGGAGCGTGGCAAAACAACGAGAAGCATG GAATGGGAACTCAAGTTTGGAAGAAGTCCAGTGCCATTTATCAAGGAGAGTGGAAATTTGGCAAACCCGATGGCTGTGGTACCTACAGCGTTCTGCTGCCAGAGACAAAGGAGTATGAAAAGAAGTACAGTGGAATgtggaaaaatggaaagaagCAT GGTTCTGGCACATACTTCTACAAAAACTCAGCAGTTTATGAAGGGGAGTGGGGCGAGGGCAATCGGAGTGGCTGGGGAAGAATGTACTATGATAATGGAGATATCTACGAGGGAGAATGGATGTGGGATAAGAGTCATGGACAAGGCCTCATTAAATATA CAAATGGAAACTGGTATGAAGGCGCCTGGGAAGATGGCAAGAGGAACGGTAATGGAAAATTCTACTTTTCTGACCAGGGCCAACTTTATGAAGGCTTTTGGGCGGATGGAATAGCAAAATGTGGGATCCTGTCTGACTTTGGGAGGGATCAAGCACCAAAACCGACAAAGTATCCAATTCCACCG ttgGAATTGAAGGAACCCCAGTCAGTTTTTGGAATTGATGAGCAACAACAAGAAACGCCCTGA